In the Danaus plexippus chromosome 4, MEX_DaPlex, whole genome shotgun sequence genome, one interval contains:
- the LOC133319501 gene encoding uncharacterized protein LOC133319501: MYVALTSRCSSTGSGKKKKYAAELKAESTSHFTEFRELHEVGTSGLWPTIFSGNRLYDAHQSLLRSAAVTPQIQSTQPKPYLTTSRRLDVDRPNDLDVTTRLRHELRAHMSDSPGTPEDLPLTEGKILEALKGMHPTRAPGLYGLTTNICLQFFTTFPKLITDIMNRCLSLQYFPRQWKRVYVKIIRKPNKTDHTDLTGYRPIGLLPVFGKLLEKLFIGRSSTTAAISAAVDQIRHAKTDKLLTVAVSLDIKAAFDDAWWPGLFHRLRHIGRSRNIYELILSYTNLRRVMLAGPQLWNIILDELLDIELPSGCRLQAFADDVLLIAPAKSASKLQGNINIALKGIKLSFSPAKTQALAFNAKAKQKQNTMDSHTIHFQKIHTWGAHPENIGTIYLQVIRPIITYAAGICSHVADKKYVRKRLLSMQGSFALRTIRGFRTVSTSAPLAFSLFIPLDLKVREVNRVEATRLTGSPRYFRQTSHWSFRLLHTFSPIQHLDSHTTHTCSGTKMRSRTFSQGFTLTPPTLSPTGANSRMVQLGQPSSVMAEGVGPSVRSSSFTAVAMSSKLNFSPFCGLASGLLPMNTHTVVYSDSKATILAIHNRSNTHPLVANIHHTSGTIELTWVKAHAGIEGNLAIAI, translated from the exons ATGTACGTGGCTCTAACCAGTCGATG TTCAAGTACCGGATCgggaaaaaaaaagaaatacgcCGCAGAACTCAAAGCGGAGTCGACTTCCCACTTCACGGAGTTCCGCGAACTCCATGAAGTTGGAACGTCTGGTCTCTGGCCAACCATCTTCTCAGGAAATCGGCTCTACGACGCCCACCAGTCACTCTTAAGGTCGGCGGCAGTTACACCACAGATCCAGTCCACACAGCCAAAGCCCTACTTGACAACTTCCCGACGACTCGACGTTGACAGACCTAACGACTTAGACGTAACGACACGTCTTAGACATGAGCTACGGGCTCACATGAGTGACTCTCCTGGGACCCCGGAGGATCTCCCCCTCACTGAGGGGAAGATTCTGGAGGCGCTCAAGGGAATGCACCCTACGAGAGCACCTGGACTCTACGGATTGACCACCAACATCTGTCTACAGTTTTTCACAACCTTTCCCAAACTCATTACAGACATCATGAACAGATGTCTGTCCCTCCAATACTTTCCCCGACAGTGGAAGAGagtttatgttaaaatcatTCGAAAACCAAACAAGACTGACCATACTGACTTGACCGGCTACAGACCAATTGGGCTGCTGCCGGTGTTCGGAAAGCTTCTCGAGAAGCTCTTTATCGGCCGG TCCAGTACGACGGCTGCCATAAGCGCAGCCGTGGACCAGATCAGACATGCTAAGACTGACAAACTGCTCACCGTCGCCGTCTCTTTAGACATCAAGGCCGCCTTCGACGACGCTTGGTGGCCCGGTCTCTTTCACAGGCTGAGGCATATCGGCCGTTCCCGAAACATCTACGAACTTATCCTCAGCTACACGAACCTACGCAGAGTCATGCTGGCT GGACCTCAACTATGGAACATCATCCTCGACGAGCTCTTGGATATCGAGCTGCCTTCGGGCTGCCGACTCCAGGCCTTCGCGGATGACGTTTTGTTGATTGCACCTGCAAAATCGGCTTCAAAACTGCAGGGTAACATTAACATTGCACTAAAAGGGATTAAACTCTCCTTCAGCCCCGCTAAGACACAGGCCTTAGCGTTCAACGCTAAAGCCAAACAGAAACAAAACACCATGGACTCCCATACCATACACTTccagaaaat ACACACATGGGGGGCCCACCCCGAAAATATCGGCACAATATACTTACAGGTTATAAGACCTATAATTACATACGCTGCCGGAATCTGCAGCCACGTGGCCGATAAGAAGTACGTGAGGAAGAGGCTGCTCTCTATGCAGGGATCTTTCGCCCTCAGGACCATCAGAGGGTTTAGGACAGTGTCCACCTCTGCTCCTCTCGCATTCTCCTTGTTCATCCCCCTGGACCTAAAAGTCAGAGAGGTGAACCGGGTCGAAGCCACTCGCCTTACAGGCTCGCCCCGCTACTTCCGACAAACATCACACTGGAGCTTCCGACTCCTCCACACCTTTTCCCCCATCCAGCACTTAGACAGTCACACAACTCACACATGTTCTGGAACCAAGATGAGGTCAAGGACTTTCAGTCAAGGCTTCACCCTGACACCACCCACACTTTCACCGACGGGAGCAAACTCGAGGATGGTACAGTTGGGGCAGCCTTCGTCAGTTATGGCGGAGGGCGTAGGCCCGTCTGTAAGAAGTTCGAGCTTCACGGCAGTTGCAATGTCTTCCAAGCTGAACTTCTCGCCATTCTGCGGACTTGCGAGTGGGCTTCTTCCAATGAACACACACACAGTAGTTTACTCAGATAGCAAAGCCACCATTCTCGCCATCCATAACCGTAGCAACACACATCCCTTGGTTGCGAACATACACCACACGTCCGGGACCATAGAGCTCACATGGGTCAAGGCTCACGCGGGCATCGAGGGGAATCTGGCAATCGCGATATGA
- the LOC116768841 gene encoding protein borderless isoform X2, with protein MSYAAAPSAVLLTSLLVLSVVTRACCSLLPLDTERLRASVGGYAVMNCHLDFPFGNEIPYHLQWEKDGEVIFSWYSSEGRAQLADRWGGRVRRVFSPGLGRGSVNISSVRETDAGLYRCRVTFPNRTPPARNNGTFYYLDVDGDSGNLIVTPPVNVTVLEGDRAELECLPKSPEWTVQWYHEGVPVETLPEFAQRSQLAVNGSLIMKQVVSTDLGEYECRISAADGQTQSASAFLDVQYKAKVVYSPKERYLPYGKSASLDCHFSANPPLTNLRWEKDGFLFDPYNVPGVFYSINGSLLFNQVDESHEGMYSCTPYNVLGSAGPSAEVRVRVARPPALVVRPLPLYLVRLGATVTLPCAVAREPHHAPPAIHWIKKDGTPLPEGRYSLSEGNLTITQVSEEDRGVYVCSLSNEADELAVETELLLENVPPRAPYNLTAKSTANSIHLSWVPGHNGMDVEYNVWYRERADSEWRTMKLLSRGSTHATLLALRPATEYELRVLSQDHIGDGLFSKPIFVRTIDSDPGEDRSTTAGVSATVTEGIMNTGTSWSSATNEASGATLGSVSGSVGGPIGGSGTLDELGVTVRLIEEGALIRWSRAPGDDTLCSVRWYDTDEPQHKLIAVFSTHQDYILVSPVVEGAGYWAGVECGEVIGGTGVQVPQYTRLRGVAAGSAAAALLLGALAAALCLARRRLRPHARDKRSR; from the exons ATGTCGTACGCTGCTGCTCCGTCGGCGGTGCTGCTGACGTCGCTACTGGTGCTGTCGGTGGTGACGAGGGCATGCTGCTCTCTGCTGCCACTCGACACAGAGCGCCTGCGAGCGAGCGTCGGTGGATACGCCGTCATGAACTGTCATCTAGATTTCCCTTTCGGAAACGAAATACCTTATCATCTGCAGTGGGAGAAAGAC GGCGAGGTAATATTTTCGTGGTACAGCAGTGAGGGCAGGGCGCAGCTGGCGGACCGCTGGGGCGGACGCGTGAGGAGGGTCTTTTCCCCAGGGCTCGGCCGCGGCTCCGTCAACATCAGCTCCGTGAGGGAGACGGACGCGGGCCTCTACCGCTGTCGCGTCACCTTCCCCAACCGCACGCCGCCGGCTCGTAACAACGGGACCTTCTATTACCTCGACGTCGACGGTGACA GCGGCAACCTCATCGTCACTCCGCCCGTCAACGTCACAGTCCTCGAGGGTGATCGCGCCGAGTTGGAATGTCTGCCCAAGAGCCCGGAGTGGACGGTGCAGTGGTACCACGAGGGGGTGCCGGTGGAGACGCTGCCCGAGTTTGCGCAGCGGTCGCAGTTGGCGGTTAACGGCAGTCTAATAATGAAACAAGTCGTCAGCACTGACCTCGGCGAGTACGAGTGTCGTATCAGTGCTGCTGACGGACAGACTCAGAGCGCTAGTGCCTTTTTAGATGTTCAAT aCAAGGCGAAAGTTGTCTATTCTCCCAAAGAAAGGTATTTACCATATGGCAAATCGGCGAGCCTCGATTGTCATTTCAGTGCGAATCCTCCTTTAACAAACCTACGATGGGAAAAAGATGGTTTCCTATTCGATCCCTACAACGTACCCGGcgtattttatagtataaacgGTAGTCTGCTCTTTAATCAG GTAGATGAATCCCACGAGGGAATGTACTCATGTACGCCTTACAACGTGCTGGGGTCGGCGGGTCCGTCAGCCGAGGTCCGTGTGCGCGTGGCTCGTCCTCCGGCGTTGGTCGTGCGACCTCTGCCTTTGTACTTGGTGAGGCTCGGAGCTACTGTCACGTTGCCTTGTGCCGTCGCCCGCGAGCCGCATCACGCACCACCAGCCATTCACTGGATAAAG AAAGATGGAACTCCTCTGCCTGAAGGACGTTATTCGCTAAGCGAAGGCAATTTGACCATCACTCAAGTATCGGAAGAAGACCGCGGTGTCTATGTGTGCTCTCTGAGTAACGAGGCCGACGAGCTTGCCGTTGAAACTGAGTTGTTGTTAGAAAACGTACCTCCGCGTGCGCCCTACAACCTCACGGCCAAGTCCACTGCCAACTCAATTCACCTGTCGTGGGTTCCAG GACACAATGGCATGGACGTCGAGTACAACGTGTGGTACCGCGAGCGAGCGGACAGCGAGTGGCGCACAATGAAACTCTTGTCGCGAGGCTCAACTCATGCTACGTTGCTAGCGCTTCGCCCCGCCACCGAGTACGAACTGCGAGTACTCTCACAGGATCACATCGGCGACGGTTTATTTAGTAAACCGATATTCGTGCGGACCATAG ATTCTGATCCCGGTGAAGATAGAAGTACTACAGCCGGTGTTTCGGCCACTGTAACAGAAGGCATTATGAACACGGGCACCTCTTGGAGTAGTGCAACCAACGAGGCGAGCGGAGCGACGCTCGGCTCGGTGAGTGGTTCGGTCGGAGGTCCGATCGGAGGGTCGGGCACCTTGGACGAGCTCGGGGTTACCGTCCGGCTCATCGAGGAAGGAGCGCTGATCCGATGGAGTCGCGCGCCTGGAGACGACACACTCTGCTCAGTGCGTTGGTACGACACCGACGAACCGCAACATAAACTTATAGCTGTCTTTTCGACGCATCAAGATTATATTCTCG TGAGTCCAGTAGTGGAGGGTGCGGGTTACTGGGCCGGCGTGGAGTGCGGCGAAGTCATCGGAGGCACGGGTGTGCAGGTCCCGCAGTACACCCGCCTGCGGGGAGTAGCGGCAGGGTCCGCGGCTGCGGCGCTCCTGCTGGGAGCCCTGGCCGCCGCCCTGTGCCTGGCCCGCCGCCGCCTGCGACCTCACGCCCGCGACAAACGCTCCCGCTAA
- the LOC116768841 gene encoding protein borderless isoform X1 — translation MSYAAAPSAVLLTSLLVLSVVTRACCSLLPLDTERLRASVGGYAVMNCHLDFPFGNEIPYHLQWEKDGEVIFSWYSSEGRAQLADRWGGRVRRVFSPGLGRGSVNISSVRETDAGLYRCRVTFPNRTPPARNNGTFYYLDVDGGNLIVTPPVNVTVLEGDRAELECLPKSPEWTVQWYHEGVPVETLPEFAQRSQLAVNGSLIMKQVVSTDLGEYECRISAADGQTQSASAFLDVQYKAKVVYSPKERYLPYGKSASLDCHFSANPPLTNLRWEKDGFLFDPYNVPGVFYSINGSLLFNQVDESHEGMYSCTPYNVLGSAGPSAEVRVRVARPPALVVRPLPLYLVRLGATVTLPCAVAREPHHAPPAIHWIKKDGTPLPEGRYSLSEGNLTITQVSEEDRGVYVCSLSNEADELAVETELLLENVPPRAPYNLTAKSTANSIHLSWVPGHNGMDVEYNVWYRERADSEWRTMKLLSRGSTHATLLALRPATEYELRVLSQDHIGDGLFSKPIFVRTIDSDPGEDRSTTAGVSATVTEGIMNTGTSWSSATNEASGATLGSVSGSVGGPIGGSGTLDELGVTVRLIEEGALIRWSRAPGDDTLCSVRWYDTDEPQHKLIAVFSTHQDYILVSPVVEGAGYWAGVECGEVIGGTGVQVPQYTRLRGVAAGSAAAALLLGALAAALCLARRRLRPHARDKRSR, via the exons ATGTCGTACGCTGCTGCTCCGTCGGCGGTGCTGCTGACGTCGCTACTGGTGCTGTCGGTGGTGACGAGGGCATGCTGCTCTCTGCTGCCACTCGACACAGAGCGCCTGCGAGCGAGCGTCGGTGGATACGCCGTCATGAACTGTCATCTAGATTTCCCTTTCGGAAACGAAATACCTTATCATCTGCAGTGGGAGAAAGAC GGCGAGGTAATATTTTCGTGGTACAGCAGTGAGGGCAGGGCGCAGCTGGCGGACCGCTGGGGCGGACGCGTGAGGAGGGTCTTTTCCCCAGGGCTCGGCCGCGGCTCCGTCAACATCAGCTCCGTGAGGGAGACGGACGCGGGCCTCTACCGCTGTCGCGTCACCTTCCCCAACCGCACGCCGCCGGCTCGTAACAACGGGACCTTCTATTACCTCGACGTCGACG GCGGCAACCTCATCGTCACTCCGCCCGTCAACGTCACAGTCCTCGAGGGTGATCGCGCCGAGTTGGAATGTCTGCCCAAGAGCCCGGAGTGGACGGTGCAGTGGTACCACGAGGGGGTGCCGGTGGAGACGCTGCCCGAGTTTGCGCAGCGGTCGCAGTTGGCGGTTAACGGCAGTCTAATAATGAAACAAGTCGTCAGCACTGACCTCGGCGAGTACGAGTGTCGTATCAGTGCTGCTGACGGACAGACTCAGAGCGCTAGTGCCTTTTTAGATGTTCAAT aCAAGGCGAAAGTTGTCTATTCTCCCAAAGAAAGGTATTTACCATATGGCAAATCGGCGAGCCTCGATTGTCATTTCAGTGCGAATCCTCCTTTAACAAACCTACGATGGGAAAAAGATGGTTTCCTATTCGATCCCTACAACGTACCCGGcgtattttatagtataaacgGTAGTCTGCTCTTTAATCAG GTAGATGAATCCCACGAGGGAATGTACTCATGTACGCCTTACAACGTGCTGGGGTCGGCGGGTCCGTCAGCCGAGGTCCGTGTGCGCGTGGCTCGTCCTCCGGCGTTGGTCGTGCGACCTCTGCCTTTGTACTTGGTGAGGCTCGGAGCTACTGTCACGTTGCCTTGTGCCGTCGCCCGCGAGCCGCATCACGCACCACCAGCCATTCACTGGATAAAG AAAGATGGAACTCCTCTGCCTGAAGGACGTTATTCGCTAAGCGAAGGCAATTTGACCATCACTCAAGTATCGGAAGAAGACCGCGGTGTCTATGTGTGCTCTCTGAGTAACGAGGCCGACGAGCTTGCCGTTGAAACTGAGTTGTTGTTAGAAAACGTACCTCCGCGTGCGCCCTACAACCTCACGGCCAAGTCCACTGCCAACTCAATTCACCTGTCGTGGGTTCCAG GACACAATGGCATGGACGTCGAGTACAACGTGTGGTACCGCGAGCGAGCGGACAGCGAGTGGCGCACAATGAAACTCTTGTCGCGAGGCTCAACTCATGCTACGTTGCTAGCGCTTCGCCCCGCCACCGAGTACGAACTGCGAGTACTCTCACAGGATCACATCGGCGACGGTTTATTTAGTAAACCGATATTCGTGCGGACCATAG ATTCTGATCCCGGTGAAGATAGAAGTACTACAGCCGGTGTTTCGGCCACTGTAACAGAAGGCATTATGAACACGGGCACCTCTTGGAGTAGTGCAACCAACGAGGCGAGCGGAGCGACGCTCGGCTCGGTGAGTGGTTCGGTCGGAGGTCCGATCGGAGGGTCGGGCACCTTGGACGAGCTCGGGGTTACCGTCCGGCTCATCGAGGAAGGAGCGCTGATCCGATGGAGTCGCGCGCCTGGAGACGACACACTCTGCTCAGTGCGTTGGTACGACACCGACGAACCGCAACATAAACTTATAGCTGTCTTTTCGACGCATCAAGATTATATTCTCG TGAGTCCAGTAGTGGAGGGTGCGGGTTACTGGGCCGGCGTGGAGTGCGGCGAAGTCATCGGAGGCACGGGTGTGCAGGTCCCGCAGTACACCCGCCTGCGGGGAGTAGCGGCAGGGTCCGCGGCTGCGGCGCTCCTGCTGGGAGCCCTGGCCGCCGCCCTGTGCCTGGCCCGCCGCCGCCTGCGACCTCACGCCCGCGACAAACGCTCCCGCTAA
- the LOC116768842 gene encoding myosin-2 essential light chain isoform X2 has protein sequence MAGYSEDQLAEFQEAFQLFDSRGDGKIHVAQIGDALRALGQNPTESDVKKCTLHLKQDERISFEVFLPIYQAISKARSGDTANDFIEGLRHFDKDGNGFISSAELRHLLSTLGEKLSDDEVEQLLQGQEDSQGNINYENFVHLIMQG, from the exons atg GCTGGATACTCAGAAGATCAACTTGCAG AGTTCCAAGAAGCTTTCCAGCTTTTTGACTCCCGTGGTGATGGTAAGATTCATGTGGCACAGATTGGTGACGCTCTGCGTGCCCTGGGACAGAACCCCACCGAGTCAGATGTGAAGAAGTGCACCCTCCACCTTAAACAGGATGAAAGAATATCATTTGAAGTCTTCCTTCCCATTTATCAA GCCATCTCTAAGGCCCGCAGTGGTGACACAGCCAATGATTTCATCGAAGGTCTACGCCACTTTGACAAGGATGGGAATGGATTCATCTCCTCGGCTGAGCTGAGACACCTTCTATCAACACTCGGGGAAAAGCTGAGTGATGATGAA GTGGAACAGCTTTTGCAGGGCCAGGAGGATTCTCAGGgaaacattaattatgaaaacttTGTACACCTCATCATGCAGGGATAA
- the LOC116768842 gene encoding myosin-2 essential light chain isoform X1, giving the protein MFMYEPPTKLRLTSVEEFQEAFQLFDSRGDGKIHVAQIGDALRALGQNPTESDVKKCTLHLKQDERISFEVFLPIYQAISKARSGDTANDFIEGLRHFDKDGNGFISSAELRHLLSTLGEKLSDDEVEQLLQGQEDSQGNINYENFVHLIMQG; this is encoded by the exons ATGTTTATGTACGAGCCCCCCACTAAACTTAGACTTACTTCAGTAGAAG AGTTCCAAGAAGCTTTCCAGCTTTTTGACTCCCGTGGTGATGGTAAGATTCATGTGGCACAGATTGGTGACGCTCTGCGTGCCCTGGGACAGAACCCCACCGAGTCAGATGTGAAGAAGTGCACCCTCCACCTTAAACAGGATGAAAGAATATCATTTGAAGTCTTCCTTCCCATTTATCAA GCCATCTCTAAGGCCCGCAGTGGTGACACAGCCAATGATTTCATCGAAGGTCTACGCCACTTTGACAAGGATGGGAATGGATTCATCTCCTCGGCTGAGCTGAGACACCTTCTATCAACACTCGGGGAAAAGCTGAGTGATGATGAA GTGGAACAGCTTTTGCAGGGCCAGGAGGATTCTCAGGgaaacattaattatgaaaacttTGTACACCTCATCATGCAGGGATAA
- the LOC116768609 gene encoding LOW QUALITY PROTEIN: serine/threonine-protein kinase grp (The sequence of the model RefSeq protein was modified relative to this genomic sequence to represent the inferred CDS: deleted 2 bases in 1 codon), with the protein MAAGGEFVEGWLVAQVLGEGAYGEVRLLVHSRTGASVALKAVRAEGEGAEGGAREAALHRALRHPHVLRCLGERRHGRLHYLFLEYAQGGELFDRIEPDVGMASVAARRYWRQLVDGLAYLHSRGVAHRDIKPENLLLDADDHLKISDFGMATLFRHGSRERLLSRVCGTVPYAAPEVLEAPSRPYRAPPADVWSAALVLLAMLAGELPWERARRRPALRCLGARDASAGPWRKLEPGALELMRRVLRGDPARRATLDELRDEPWSARDERLAVRECPARAWCSQPSGGPRGTPDPAWDPAWELSAADMDALLSHSQPAQADDLLPCSPPDLASRRQLPPLQRLVHRMTRVWLRVDEPAALRALAAALDERRYSWRRLHPRIFAVECGGDVRLRAWVLPLGGAGEARSVVEFRRSRGCGLAFKRRFLELRAALDSLAASAPLHAAVLEAPLHALAPSAEPMDT; encoded by the exons ATGGCGGCTGGCGGAGAGTTCGTCGAAGGCTGGCTAGTGGCTCAGGTCCTAGGCGAGGGGGCTTATGGAGA GGTCCGGCTGCTGGTACACTCGCGGACCGGAGCCTCCGTGGCGCTGAAGGCGGTGCGGGCGGAGGGAGAGGGAGCGGAGGGTGGCGCACGAGAGGCCGCCCTGCACCGCGCGCTCCGCCACCCGCACGTTCTGCGCTGTCTGGGCGAACGCCGCCACGGCCGGTTGCACTACCTGTTCCTGGAGTATGCCCAGGGCGGGGAGCTTTTCGACCGCATCGAGCCCGACGTCGGCATGGCGTCCGTTGCGGCGCGGCGCTATTGGCGGCAGCTGGTGGACGGGCTCGCCTACCTTCACTCCCGCGGCGTCGCTCACCGTGACATCAAACCCGAGAATCTGCTACTCGACGCCGACGACCACCTCAAGATTTCAGACTTCGGCATGGCGACGCTGTTCAG GCACGGTTCCCGCGAGCGCCTGCTGTCCCGCGTCTGCGGCACGGTGCCGTACGCGGCGCCCGAGGTGCTGGAGGCTCCTTCCCGGCCCTACCGCGCGCCGCCCGCCGACGTGTGGTCCGCGGCGCTGGTGCTGCTCGCCATGCTGGCCGGCG AGCTGCCATGGGAGCGAGC CCGCAGACGACCCGCGCTACGCTGCCTGGGCGCGCGGGACGCCTCCGCGGGACCGTGGCGAAAACTGGAACCTGGAGCCCTGGAGCTGATGAGACGAGTCTTGCGAGGTGATCCTGCGCGACGGGCGACCCTCGACGAGCTGAGGGACGAGCCCTGGTCGGCGCGGGACGAGCGACTTGCGGTTCGCG AGTGTCCGGCGCGGGCGTGGTGCTCGCAGCCGTCGGGCGGCCCGCGCGGAACCCCCGACCCCGCCTGGGACCCCGCCTGGGAGCTCAGCGCCGCCGACATGGACGCTCTGCTCAGCCATTCGCAGCCGGCGCAGGCCGACGACCTGCTGCCGTGCTCGCCGCCCGACCTCGCCTCCCGCCGCCAGCTGCCGCCACTGCAGCGCCTCGTGCACCGCATGACCCGCGTGTGGCTCCGGGTGGACGAGCCCGCCGCCCTCCGTGCGCTGGCCGCCGCCCTGGACGAGCGCCGCTACTCGTGGCGCCGCCTCCACCCCCGCATCTTCGCCGTGGAGTGCGGCGGGGACGTGCGCCTGCGCGCCTGGGTGCTGCCCTTGGGAGGCGCGGGCGAGGCGAGGTCGGTGGTGGAGTTCCGGCGCTCGCGGGGCTGCGGCCTGGCCTTCAAGCGCCGGTTCCTGGAGCTACGGGCGGCGCTGGACTCGCTGGCGGCCTCCGCCCCGCTTCACGCGGCCGTGCTGGAGGCGCCGCTGCATGCGCTGGCTCCCTCCGCCGAACCCATGGACACCTAG